A part of Tardiphaga sp. vice304 genomic DNA contains:
- a CDS encoding sensor histidine kinase, whose protein sequence is MPSEPTLVSPTASDAFLNRQDELPYRRRQQALLREFGTAALQTRDFRHILQQASELSARGLGCSYAKVLEYLPDEKRLIVRAGIGWPAGTVDHVSLGADIESPAGFAFQTGQSVISNHLNEETRFRTPKLLAEHGIKRAINVLIRRGGEGDTPFGVLEADSPDPGQFDDADADFLAGFAGLLGIAIERQHADAKLQQALDHEGLLTREMSHRVKNSLSSVVGLLRVQARGSESVDVKNALENAAMRVASIAEVHDHLWRGSKVGFVDLSDFVGHLCQNLQSSAPEHTVQCHSEPIIISADKAIPLGLLVNELVTNAVKYAYVDLPGVIRVEAREIDGHLLVEISDEGTGLPEGFDVNQPRNSLGFRVINGLVKQLMGELKISKNIPSGALFTIKFPLDPP, encoded by the coding sequence ATGCCTTCCGAACCGACGCTGGTCTCTCCTACCGCCTCCGACGCCTTCCTAAATCGTCAGGACGAGCTTCCGTATCGTCGCCGCCAACAGGCTCTCCTTCGCGAATTTGGAACGGCGGCGTTACAGACGCGTGATTTCCGGCACATTCTTCAGCAAGCCTCCGAACTGAGTGCCCGCGGTCTGGGGTGCTCATATGCCAAAGTTCTGGAGTATCTCCCCGATGAAAAGCGTCTGATCGTGCGCGCGGGCATTGGCTGGCCCGCGGGCACGGTCGACCATGTATCGCTAGGCGCGGATATCGAATCTCCCGCCGGCTTTGCTTTTCAAACTGGGCAGTCGGTCATTTCAAATCATCTGAATGAAGAGACGCGTTTTCGAACGCCAAAACTTTTGGCAGAGCATGGCATCAAACGCGCGATCAATGTGCTTATCAGGCGGGGTGGCGAAGGCGATACTCCCTTCGGTGTCCTCGAAGCGGACAGTCCCGATCCCGGACAGTTCGATGACGCCGATGCGGATTTTCTGGCAGGTTTTGCCGGCCTTCTCGGCATTGCGATTGAACGTCAACACGCAGACGCCAAGCTTCAGCAAGCCCTCGATCATGAGGGGTTACTGACGCGTGAGATGAGTCATCGCGTCAAAAACAGCCTCTCCTCCGTCGTGGGCCTTCTGCGTGTCCAGGCACGCGGTTCCGAGTCCGTTGACGTGAAGAACGCTTTGGAAAATGCAGCCATGCGTGTCGCGTCCATCGCAGAAGTTCATGATCATCTGTGGCGGGGCAGCAAGGTTGGATTTGTCGATCTATCAGACTTTGTCGGTCATCTTTGCCAAAATCTCCAGAGTTCCGCACCGGAGCATACGGTTCAGTGCCACTCTGAACCTATTATCATATCCGCCGATAAGGCGATTCCGTTGGGGTTGCTCGTGAACGAGTTGGTCACGAACGCTGTCAAGTACGCCTATGTCGATTTACCAGGTGTGATCCGGGTCGAGGCCCGGGAAATCGACGGCCATCTGCTTGTTGAGATTTCCGACGAAGGCACGGGGCTACCCGAAGGGTTTGACGTCAACCAGCCGCGCAACAGTCTTGGCTTTCGTGTCATCAACGGCTTGGTCAAGCAGTTGATGGGCGAGTTGAAAATCTCTAAAAACATTCCAAGCGGAGCGTTATTCACAATCAAATTTCCCCTCGATCCGCCCTAA
- a CDS encoding response regulator, which produces MFSSASPIRILVVEDEMVIRMDVVEMLDAAGFDIFEATNADEAIQMLERNSDIRLVFTDIDMPGSMNGLKLAATVRDRWPPIRIIATSGHFKVRAGDLPADARFIAKPYQAAQIISAVRELTSVT; this is translated from the coding sequence ATGTTTTCTAGCGCTTCACCGATCCGCATTCTTGTTGTCGAAGATGAAATGGTCATTCGTATGGACGTGGTCGAGATGCTCGACGCGGCCGGGTTCGACATTTTTGAGGCTACCAACGCGGACGAGGCCATTCAGATGCTCGAACGCAATTCCGATATTCGGCTGGTATTTACCGATATCGATATGCCGGGTTCAATGAATGGTTTAAAATTGGCGGCGACGGTCAGAGACCGATGGCCACCGATTAGGATCATCGCGACTTCGGGGCATTTCAAAGTACGAGCCGGGGACCTTCCGGCCGACGCCCGGTTTATTGCCAAGCCTTACCAAGCCGCGCAAATTATCAGCGCTGTTCGTGAACTTACTAGCGTGACATAA
- a CDS encoding IS3 family transposase (programmed frameshift) yields the protein MTRRPRRNHTPGFKAKVALAAIKGDRTITQLAEHFDVHPNQITTWKAQLEGAASGVFGPGGTAPTEPAVDVKSLHAKIGELTLENGFFRRRAHQGGIAERKTMIDRNHDLSITKQTEVLKISRGSVYYLPRPVSATDLAIMQRLDRLHLEFPFAGSRMLRGLLAAEGCQIGRRHVKTLMKRMGIEAIYRRPRTTKPEPGHKIYPYLLRGMEITRPNHVWATDITYIPMARGFVYLAVVLDWATRRVLSWRLSITMEASFCIETLQDALARHGKPEIFNTDQGSQFTGQAFTGLLADNGIAISMDGKGACRDNVFVERLWRSVKYEEVYLRAYDSVDEARQSIGRYLDFYNGRRPHSSLDGRTPDQAYFNPLPIRMAA from the exons ATGACGAGACGACCGCGCCGGAACCACACACCGGGCTTCAAGGCCAAGGTGGCACTGGCCGCCATCAAGGGCGATCGCACGATCACCCAACTGGCCGAGCATTTTGACGTTCACCCGAACCAGATCACGACCTGGAAGGCACAACTGGAGGGCGCCGCTTCCGGGGTGTTCGGGCCGGGAGGCACGGCGCCGACGGAGCCGGCCGTCGATGTCAAATCGCTGCACGCCAAGATCGGAGAGCTGACCCTGGAGAACG GATTTTTTAGAAGGCGCGCTCACCAAGGCGGGATTGCTGAGCGCAAGACGATGATCGACCGTAATCACGATCTGTCGATCACAAAGCAGACGGAGGTTTTGAAGATCAGCCGCGGCAGTGTCTATTATCTGCCGCGTCCGGTGTCCGCCACCGATCTCGCGATCATGCAGCGCCTGGATCGGCTGCATCTGGAGTTTCCCTTCGCCGGGTCGCGGATGTTGCGCGGCCTGCTGGCTGCCGAGGGGTGCCAGATCGGCCGCCGGCATGTGAAGACGCTGATGAAGCGAATGGGGATAGAGGCAATCTATCGGCGTCCGCGCACCACCAAACCCGAGCCCGGCCACAAGATCTATCCGTATCTGCTGCGCGGCATGGAAATTACGCGGCCGAACCATGTCTGGGCGACGGACATCACCTACATTCCGATGGCACGTGGCTTCGTCTATCTCGCCGTAGTGCTCGACTGGGCGACCCGCCGGGTACTGTCATGGCGGCTATCGATCACCATGGAAGCCTCGTTCTGCATCGAGACGCTGCAGGATGCTTTGGCGCGTCACGGCAAGCCGGAGATATTCAACACTGACCAGGGTTCGCAGTTCACCGGCCAGGCCTTCACCGGCCTGCTTGCCGACAACGGCATCGCCATCAGCATGGATGGCAAAGGCGCCTGCCGGGACAACGTGTTCGTCGAACGATTGTGGCGCAGCGTCAAATACGAGGAAGTCTATCTGCGGGCCTACGACAGCGTCGACGAGGCGCGACAATCGATCGGTCGGTATCTGGACTTTTACAATGGCCGAAGGCCGCATTCGAGTCTTGACGGGCGAACACCCGATCAGGCCTACTTCAACCCGCTGCCCATCCGCATGGCAGCCTAA
- a CDS encoding DnaA N-terminal domain-containing protein, with amino-acid sequence MPDVIAISLRKRLGDDIFRSWFAKVTVAGVADGTVTLVAPSPFHATKIIIDYEVQLLVAWRAMDASIERVEAFASKPGIART; translated from the coding sequence ATGCCTGATGTGATTGCTATAAGTTTAAGAAAGCGGCTTGGCGATGACATCTTTAGGAGCTGGTTCGCCAAGGTTACGGTCGCTGGTGTTGCGGATGGTACAGTCACTCTGGTGGCTCCTTCGCCTTTCCACGCGACCAAAATCATTATTGACTATGAGGTGCAGCTGCTCGTCGCGTGGCGCGCCATGGATGCCAGTATTGAGCGTGTTGAGGCCTTTGCATCAAAGCCCGGTATTGCCAGAACATAA
- a CDS encoding EAL domain-containing protein: MGGKCAGCGEEVPLPFEFKMAFQPIVDLKAKRVWGYEALVRGPNGESAFSVLDQVTDEIWYRFDQTARVLAIETAGVLFKQPHLRLSINFMPNAVYEPAACIQKSLAAARRVDFPHQNLMFEFTENERMSDVAHVQRIVEAYRKFGFMTALDDFGAGYAGLGLLARLQTDLIKIDMELLRNIHLSRAKQAIVAGIVGIARELDIIVLAEGVESAAELTVLRAAGISLFQGYHFAKPALMALPDVPLLDQPILIRSVS; encoded by the coding sequence ATGGGCGGTAAGTGCGCAGGATGCGGTGAAGAAGTCCCGCTGCCTTTCGAATTCAAGATGGCTTTTCAGCCGATCGTCGACCTCAAGGCCAAACGCGTGTGGGGCTATGAGGCGCTGGTGCGCGGCCCAAACGGTGAGTCTGCCTTTTCGGTGCTCGATCAGGTGACCGACGAGATTTGGTACCGCTTCGACCAGACGGCGCGCGTTCTGGCGATCGAGACCGCTGGTGTGTTGTTCAAGCAGCCGCATTTGCGGCTGTCTATCAACTTCATGCCGAACGCCGTCTACGAGCCTGCGGCGTGTATTCAGAAGTCGCTGGCCGCGGCCAGGCGGGTCGACTTTCCGCACCAGAACCTGATGTTCGAGTTCACCGAGAACGAGCGGATGAGCGACGTAGCGCATGTGCAGAGGATCGTTGAGGCGTATAGGAAATTCGGCTTCATGACTGCGCTGGACGATTTCGGCGCTGGCTATGCCGGCCTTGGCCTGCTGGCGCGGCTGCAGACCGACCTGATCAAGATCGACATGGAACTGCTGCGCAACATTCATCTCAGCCGCGCCAAGCAGGCGATCGTCGCCGGCATTGTCGGGATTGCGCGCGAACTCGACATCATCGTGCTCGCCGAGGGTGTTGAGAGCGCCGCCGAGCTCACCGTGCTGCGCGCTGCCGGCATTTCGCTGTTCCAGGGCTATCATTTCGCCAAGCCTGCGTTGATGGCGCTGCCCGATGTACCGTTGCTGGATCAGCCCATCCTGATCCGTAGCGTAAGTTAG
- a CDS encoding DUF4339 domain-containing protein: MLDKWYYAAGETTMGPLGLTELKVLLDGATNWQGLMVWRAGFTQWQTAGSVREIRLLYEFSPPIVSTVPPTLARPKRALPHRIILGIIVLAAAMAFGAFGLIFFQRVRNVQSTASSTMATPGIEGEIAGALDKIRSGLPRKIDATTILTGVRNLNAQLIFENIVTTDFSKFDDATKDRLRQSVVRNVCGNAETRKILDIGGSFRYVYTDLQTRPVFDIDVLKTSCP; this comes from the coding sequence ATGCTTGACAAATGGTACTACGCAGCGGGCGAAACGACCATGGGTCCGCTCGGACTGACGGAATTGAAAGTATTGCTGGACGGGGCGACAAATTGGCAAGGGCTGATGGTTTGGCGCGCAGGGTTCACCCAATGGCAAACGGCCGGAAGCGTCAGGGAAATTCGCCTTCTTTATGAATTTTCCCCGCCCATTGTATCGACGGTTCCCCCGACGCTGGCGAGGCCGAAACGTGCGCTGCCTCACAGGATCATTCTTGGCATTATTGTCTTAGCAGCCGCCATGGCGTTTGGCGCGTTCGGACTGATCTTTTTCCAGCGCGTGCGGAATGTTCAATCCACGGCTTCGTCGACCATGGCCACGCCCGGTATCGAGGGCGAAATCGCCGGCGCTCTGGATAAGATTCGATCCGGTCTGCCGAGAAAAATAGACGCCACTACCATCCTGACGGGTGTGCGCAATTTAAACGCGCAACTTATCTTTGAGAATATCGTCACTACGGATTTCAGCAAATTTGACGATGCGACGAAAGACAGGTTGCGCCAGTCCGTCGTCAGGAATGTCTGCGGCAATGCCGAGACGCGCAAGATCTTGGATATCGGCGGCTCCTTTCGATACGTCTACACGGATTTACAAACTCGACCCGTATTCGATATCGACGTTCTCAAGACCAGCTGTCCGTAG
- the istA gene encoding IS21 family transposase, whose amino-acid sequence MKTVELYARVRHAVLIEGISERAAADRFGINARTVSKMLKFSVPPGYVRRKPPLQPKLDEFSGIIDAILAADKDRPKKQRHTSKRIFERLCDEHGFTGKITIVKDYVAGWRQRTQEMFVPLAHPPGHAQADFGEAIGVIGGVECKIHFFAMDLPHSDAIFVVGYPAETTEAFCDGHVRAFAFFDGVPQSILYDNTRIAVARILGDGKRQRTRVFSELQSHYLFTDRFGRPGKGNDKGKVEGLVGYARRNFLVPIPVFADFEALNGHLLEGCRKRLADRLRGHDGTIGERLQHDLAAFQKPLPAPYDACDKKPGSVNSLSLVRYRLNDYSVPTAYGHQKVLVRGYVHEVIIACGAEVIARHPRSYAREDFVFNPLHYLALIEQKTNAHDQAAPLADWKLPEEFATLRRLLEARMGRSGKREFVQVLRLIEVFKVDDVAAAVRDAIARGAVGFDAVKHLVLCRIERRPPRLDMTIYPYLPKATVATTSARSYMDLLAGVAT is encoded by the coding sequence ATGAAGACAGTGGAGCTTTACGCGCGGGTCCGGCACGCCGTTCTGATCGAGGGGATCAGCGAGCGCGCTGCGGCAGACCGGTTCGGCATCAACGCCAGGACGGTCTCGAAGATGCTGAAGTTCTCGGTGCCGCCCGGATACGTGCGCAGGAAGCCACCGTTGCAGCCTAAGCTCGACGAGTTCAGCGGTATTATTGATGCGATTCTGGCGGCCGACAAGGACCGGCCGAAGAAGCAGCGGCATACGTCCAAGCGGATTTTCGAGCGGCTCTGCGACGAGCACGGATTTACGGGCAAAATCACAATCGTGAAGGACTACGTTGCCGGCTGGCGCCAGCGGACGCAGGAGATGTTCGTGCCGCTTGCACATCCGCCAGGGCATGCCCAGGCCGACTTCGGCGAAGCGATCGGCGTCATCGGCGGCGTCGAGTGCAAGATTCACTTCTTCGCGATGGACTTGCCGCACTCCGACGCGATCTTCGTGGTGGGCTATCCGGCGGAGACGACGGAAGCGTTCTGCGACGGGCACGTGCGAGCGTTCGCGTTCTTCGACGGCGTGCCGCAGTCGATTCTCTATGACAACACCAGGATCGCGGTTGCCCGCATTCTCGGCGATGGCAAGCGTCAGCGCACGCGCGTGTTCAGCGAGCTGCAATCGCATTACCTGTTCACGGATCGGTTTGGCCGCCCTGGCAAGGGTAACGACAAGGGCAAGGTCGAGGGGCTTGTGGGGTATGCGCGGCGGAACTTCCTGGTGCCGATCCCCGTGTTCGCTGACTTCGAGGCCTTGAACGGGCATCTTCTGGAGGGGTGCCGGAAGCGCCTTGCGGACCGGCTGCGCGGCCATGACGGCACGATCGGCGAGCGGCTGCAGCACGATCTCGCCGCGTTCCAGAAGCCGCTGCCGGCGCCCTACGACGCTTGCGACAAGAAGCCGGGCAGCGTCAACTCGCTCTCGCTGGTGCGCTATCGGCTGAATGACTACTCGGTGCCGACGGCCTATGGGCACCAGAAGGTGCTGGTCCGTGGCTATGTGCACGAGGTCATCATCGCCTGCGGAGCCGAGGTGATTGCGCGCCATCCCCGCTCCTACGCGCGCGAGGACTTCGTGTTCAATCCACTGCATTACCTGGCGCTCATCGAGCAGAAAACCAATGCGCACGACCAGGCAGCCCCGCTCGCCGATTGGAAGTTGCCCGAGGAGTTCGCGACGTTGCGCCGCCTGCTTGAGGCCCGTATGGGCAGGTCCGGCAAGCGCGAGTTTGTGCAGGTGCTGCGGCTGATCGAGGTGTTCAAGGTCGACGACGTGGCCGCCGCTGTGCGCGACGCAATCGCGCGCGGTGCGGTCGGCTTCGATGCCGTGAAGCATCTGGTGCTGTGCCGTATCGAGCGGCGTCCGCCACGCCTCGACATGACGATCTATCCGTATCTGCCCAAAGCGACGGTCGCGACAACATCGGCGCGGTCGTACATGGATCTGTTGGCCGGAGTGGCGACATGA